The region gtaacatcTGGGGAAAGCAGGTGTAGAAGGACATGTTTTATCAGGCTCCCATGGAGGGAGTgagctggaaacagagagagagagagagagagagaagtggtcTTAATACAGTAGCTAGTTCAGGTGATGCCAGTactcaaatacaaaaaaaacttcatAATGTTACTTTACAGCTGATCTCCGTTCAGCACCGTTTTAAAAGAGTTTTACTTCTCATTATCATGTAGTGCAGTGTCATTCATATCAGTTAGACGATTGCAGAAGGGATGCAGACGCTGTAATATTCTGATATCGGGGGAGGGTCTTTTGTTTCCCATGATCGTTAATTATTTTAAGAAATGAATTGGAAATCCCTGTGAAATTTCTTCATCTACGACCACgttctgtttcatttgtacacacacacacgtctctgcAGAATCTTACAAGTCTTGCTTAATCCCTTTGTATTTTCTCCTCTTGCCTTCCTCGGATAGAAGAGTAACCCAGGTGAGGACTTGTTTTCTCTGAAAtcacacaagagagagagaataaagacaAGAGTCGACCGCTGAGAACgtcttctccctctctacccTCCCATCAGGTTGTCAGCGTACCCGTACAAGATACCGTCATGTAACGGCAGTCCGTCCAATGAGACCTTCCTGCAGGGCgacttctcctcctctgcgGAGTTCTTCGTGTGCGTCGGCGTGTTTGGGTTCCTCTACTGCACCGCCACGCTGATCCTCTATCTGGGCTACCAGAGCGTCTACCGCCAGACCACCCGCGGCCCCGTCATAGTGAGTACACTTCCTCTGGCCAGCAGTAAGCTCTCTTCATACTCACTAACCTCCTTCACACAGCGAGAGACCCTGGGTATCAGGAGAGttggggttgttttgttttttttacaacaacacaGGAGGATAAATCCTGAAGGAACgttgacagaaaacacaccttTGTGGCATCTTAGTGCTGTTATTTGGAGCCCCCAAGTGGCAATGGGCAATTCTACCCGTCTACtctaattttaaaatgaatggcCCTAGTTTAGGGATAAATACAGTAGTCTTACTTACTGTGAGCATTTTGTTAGTATTCAACAGTTCACCTTAATCTATCACAGCGAAGGCAAGAGCATGTCTTTTTGTCACAACAACATCGTCGCGAGGTAAATAGCAGTTTCGTGGATGTAACCCCTGTTCTACGAGTATGCACTTGGTCCTCTACGTATATGTTACAGAGTGGGTTTGCTTGtggaaaataagtgaaaacagtCATCAGTTTAAAATCTGTGCTATGCTTTGGGAAAATATCCCTGCTATTTTGTCACCAACaccaacccacccaccccctccttTTAATGAGTCAAATCTTGCACTGTATTAAATTGCATAATCATTCTTTACTTTGGTATGGCCCTAATCTCACTTTACAATATCTCCACTTCACTGAGCTCTCCTACTACTTTATATCTCATGCAGAACGTTTTATTTTGGAGCACATGTGCATAGAAAATACTCGAGAGGAAATCATAAAACATGCGGATTCTCTTTTATGAGGGGCTCTAGCCCCCCATGTAACCCTGAACTTCAATGTGGAAGCGTagagaatggatggatggcaTAGTCGCCAAAAACGGCACACCATATAAAGATTATCCACTATAGTTTGACTGCGAAATTATTAATTTTATGAAGAATtctcaattattattattattattattattattgaaggAAGTAGCCAAAACATCAGTGTAGCCAAGATTTTCTTGGAATGAGCGCATACTCATTTTATATAGTATAGGATCATGTGTGGATGCTCATGTGACATTGATGTGTACGTAAACGCGCTCAGTGGTTACCGTGTGCCCCTCGCCAGGACCTGGTGGTGACTGCTGCCTTCGCCTTCCTGTGGCTTGTGTCCTCCTCAGCCTGGGGCAAAGGCCTGACTGACGTCAAATGGGCCACGAACCCGGAACATCTAGTGGAGTCATGCAAGAACTGCCAGCCGGGGGAGTTTCCGTCCATGGGCCGCCTCAATGCCTCTGTGGTAAGTCGTGGTGAAGTGATGCAGCTGCCGCAGGCCGTTTTTTTACCTCCCTGTTAAGAGACCCGACATTCTCAGAGTGGCCATATTGGTCCTATAGAGGAAACGGAATGTTAATAAACTTTTATAACCTTATCTGCTCCAGGATTTAAAAGAGCTGCGGAGATGTCCTACAGctggtggggggaaaaaaaaaaaagaagtttgtaACCAGGTCACATTCACATTATTTTATAGGCCTACAGAGTTATTATGAATACAACACATAGGCTAACTAGcaaatgacatttacatttgtttataattgttgtataatatatttatatcttttaCCTATGTATGGAGCTTTACATAAACCTGAAAGTGatgctgctttctgtttttctaaattATTTCTCCTGCATTGAATTAtatagaaacacctctcagtcaACAGCTGAAAGAAATCCAAAGGACATCATTTCATGTTATCCATCGTCCTTGCTGATGCCGTGTGTAGGGTGCTTCATAAATAACTGTTGCTTTTCACCCGTACCCAAGCGAGTATGCACTGCTATACACTATTCACGACGGGCTGTAACTGCCCCCGTGAACAAACGTCACTGATGTCCACCTCTCAGCCAAACATGCTCCCTGCTGACCGCTTTCGCCAGCTGTGCACTGTCCGTTTTCAGGAAGATCACAGTTGTAAACGTATACGCAGATTAGCACCTACTACCAACCTCGGTACcgctattttttgtttttttccccattttcacCATACTGCTGGAGGATTGGCTGGTAGTAGATTATTGTTGTATATGAGcgctccagcagcagccagtgCAGCCAGCGCCATCTGGTGTTCAAAATAGAAACGGACACTCCCTGCCATTGCTGGGACTGCTTCACTATTTACTATTATACGTGTAATACAATTTTTATGCACTTTATAGAATAGAAATGTACTTTTACggtcacatttttttattttccatttttggaTGCGGTatttgagtcaaaataaatgtataaatgcaataaatgttGGAATTTTCATGTCCTAATATCTACATTTATTGACAATAATGTAAGTGTTGATGTACAGGTAAAACCTAATTTTTAAGCCTTACTTTAAGGTCACCAATATTCAaatatcagtgtgtttattaCAAAACActagtgtgtgtttatagtgttACCAGGATAACGCTGTAAGCTTTAAACGTGCACTGTAAACATTATTTGTTGTCACTAAT is a window of Enoplosus armatus isolate fEnoArm2 chromosome 3, fEnoArm2.hap1, whole genome shotgun sequence DNA encoding:
- the sypl2a gene encoding synaptophysin-like protein 2a encodes the protein MDTVQNLVSGFSLDLGPLKEPLGFIRVLEWVFTIFAFATTGGYSGTSHFTVQCPGSKDMQDVQAMFGYPFRLSAYPYKIPSCNGSPSNETFLQGDFSSSAEFFVCVGVFGFLYCTATLILYLGYQSVYRQTTRGPVIDLVVTAAFAFLWLVSSSAWGKGLTDVKWATNPEHLVESCKNCQPGEFPSMGRLNASVIFGFLNLILWAGNCWFIYKETPFHKDPNPPTTMEEGGAPGP